From Brassica oleracea var. oleracea cultivar TO1000 chromosome C3, BOL, whole genome shotgun sequence, a single genomic window includes:
- the LOC106328530 gene encoding uncharacterized CRM domain-containing protein At3g25440, chloroplastic-like produces the protein MAIAFVRSLQRASSSLLRSSYPLLISARSIPQSREFACTTSTFFQPTISTICRRNFSHGTVNLVISDGKPKFETRELDPPKKWKWLTKKRLKLKRKKEREERNAANRKDPRRLTVKGKKKRKFANPEERIKHKLERAKIKEASLVEKLKRYEVAKMQGPEVRPHEITGEERFYLKKMGQKRSNYVPIGRRGVFGGVILNMHMHWKKHETVKVICNNNKPGQVQQYAEELAKLSGGVPVNIIGDDTIVFYRGKGYVQPKVMSPIDTLSKKRAYEKSKYEQSLESVRHFIAIAEKELELYYRHVALYDDPSNRNPLSILDDSPLDSCDHHRNRLYTSCSDTEADSEDEEESDEELGELENDSPPSNEELSETGR, from the exons ATGGCAATTGCTTTTGTTCGTAGTCTTCAAAGAGCTTCTTCATCTCTTCTTAGATCTTCATATCCACTTCTCATTTCCGCGAG GTCTATTCCTCAGAGCCGAGAATTTGCTTGTACAACATCGACATTCTTTCAACCGACCATCTCAACGATATGCAGAAGAAACTTCAGTCATGGGACGGTGAACCTAGTGATATCAGATGGGAAACCCAAGTTCGAAACACGGGAGCTTGATCCTCCCAAGAAATGGAAGTGGCTGACCAAAAAGAGGCTGAAGCTGAAAAGAAAGAAAGAGAGAGAGGAAAGAAACGCAGCCAACAGGAAAGACCCACGAAGACTTACCGTCAAGGGGAAGAAGAAGAGGAAGTTCGCTAATCCAGAGGAAAGAATAAAGCACAAGCTTGAAAGGGCCAAGATCAAAGAAGCGTCGTTGGTTGAGAAACTGAAACGGTATGAAGTTGCTAAAATGCAGGGACCCGAGGTTCGACCCCATGAGATTACAGGAGAAGAACGTTTCTACTTGAAGAAAATGGGTCAGAAAAGATCTAACTATGTTCCCATTGGGAGAAGAGGAGTGTTTGGTGGTGTTATTCTGAACATGCACATGCATTGGAAAAAACATGAAACCGTTAAGGTTATTTGCAATAACAATAAGCCTGGACAAGTGCAGCAGTACGCGGAGGAGCTTGCTAAGCTGAGTGGTGGTGTGCCTGTTAACATAATCGGCGATGATACAATCGTATTTTATAGAGGGAAAGGTTATGTTCAGCCAAAAGTTATGTCTCCTATCGATACATTGTCCAAGAAAAGG GCTTATGAGAAATCAAAGTATGAGCAATCCCTCGAGTCTGTGAGACACTTCATAGCGATTGCAGAGAAGGAGCTTGAACTATACTACAGACATGTTGCTCTTTATGATGACCCGAGTAACAGAAATCCTCTTTCAATTTTGGATGATTCTCCATTGGATTCATGTGATCACCACCGGAATAGGCTTTATACGAGTTGTTCAGATACTGAAGCTGATTCTGAAGATGAAGAGGAAAGTGATGAAGAGCTCGGTGAATTAGAGAATGATTCTCCTCCTTCAAATGAAGAGTTGTCTGAAACTGGTAGGTAA
- the LOC106332438 gene encoding uncharacterized protein LOC106332438, with product MTFSPSHLCHLQFISFPFLSFPSLSQGFSVHLSLLSHHELRSKNSRHGSMGKKMNKREKKKIKEHFDMIGYVTDAYYGIPSRFPCGERVINEVSPKPKYPTDFDIFMGVDTSHARTSRTMASTFINQGLSVSRKRFIN from the exons ATGACTTTCTCTCCATCCCATCTTTGTCATCTTCAGTTCATTTCATTTCCTTTCCTTTCCTTTCCTTCTCTCTCTCAAGGGTTCTCTGTCCATCTCTCTCTCCTCTCACATCATGAACTGAGATCTAAAAATTCACGGCATGGATCCATGGGTAAGAAAATGAACAAGAGGGAGAAAAAGAAGATAAAGGAACACTTCGACATGATTGGGTACGTAACAGATGCCTACTATGGGATTCCAAGCCGTTTCCCATGTGGGGAACGAGTAATCAACGAGGTTTCTCCAAAACCAAAGTATCCAACAGATTTTGATATTTTCATGGGAGTAGATACTTCACATGCGAGGACTTCGAG AACGATGGCATCCACTTTCATCAACCAAGGGTTATCGGTGTCTAGGAAGAGGTTCATCAATTAA